A genome region from Cutaneotrichosporon cavernicola HIS019 DNA, chromosome: 5 includes the following:
- the butA gene encoding uncharacterized protein (Enoyl-(Acyl carrier protein) reductase) has product MSTHTTRTPNGKVVIVTGAAQGIGAAIAERLARDGFDIVIADLKSADTKAAAVAKECEAAGARVAVIPVDVRSEEDVTALVAGAVEKLGRVDVMVANAGIGPPVDFLETTTKTMNDLWEINIRGVMYCYQAAARQMIKQGGGGRLIAASSVAGLSGFPQLGMYSASKFAVRGMNQCAAAELGKHGITCNTYNPGVVQTDMWTELDKFYSGKAGGPDGSALAAQAAANPLGRNTNPTEVANAVSFLAGPDAAYISGASLCISGGMQMH; this is encoded by the exons ATGTCAACCCACACCACCCGCACGCCCAATGGCAAGGTCGTGATCGTGACaggcgcggcgcagggTATCGGTGCGGCGATTGCGGAACGgctcgcgcgcgatggCTTTGACATCGTGATTGCAGACTTGAAGAGCGCGGACACCAAGGCCGCGGCTGTGGCGAAGGAGTGTGAGGCGGCGGGGGCTCGGGTTGCTGTGATCCCTGTGGACGTGCGgtccgaggaggatgtgACGGCTCTGGTCGCTGGGGCTGTCGAGAAGCTCGGACGCGTTGATG TGATGGTCGCAAACGCGGGCATCGGGCCGCCCGTCGACTTCCTCGAGACGACGACCAAGACGATGAACGACCTGTGGGAGATCAACATCCGCGGCGTCATGTACTGCTACCAGGCGGCGGCCCGGCAGATGATCAAgcagggcggcggtgggcgaCTCATCGCCGCATCATCCGTCGCAGGACTGAGCGGTTTCCCTCAACTGGGCATGTACTCTGCGTCCAAGTTTGCCGTGCGCGGGATGAACCAGTGCGCTGCAGCCGAGTTGGGCAAGCACGGTATCACGTGCAACACGTACAACCCCGGCGTCGTACAGACCGACATGTGGACGGAACTCGACAAGTTCTACTCGGGCAAGGCAGGCGGCCCGGACGGTTCGGCGTTGGCTGCT CAAGCGGCCGCCAACCCTTTGGGACGGAACACGAACCCCACGGAGGTCGCCAACGCCGTCTC CTTCCTGGCTGGACCGGATGCGGCGTACATTTCGGGTGCGAGTTTGTGTATCTCG GGCGGTATGCAGATGCACTAG
- a CDS encoding uncharacterized protein (GPR1/FUN34/yaaH family), with protein sequence MSNANTSNSTTDVGYFGSGDIEKGRPSHLERAVTPGGHPIDFSQPAIPVQHRKYGNPIPIGLIAFSMAFLMTGLLNFGVRGIKAPNGVLSSLMFFVGITQTLVGWFEMFIGNTFSATIFCAFGGFAFSYVGFFLPAMGIVDAFTDKVTGEVSPDLSNSLGLFLAIWSGITFLFLLAALRSSVAIILVLFFTTMAFALLAAQQFTGSLGVARAAGAFCVMDAACGFWAAMAGYWTPDTTYAFIRVDPIDLSPKD encoded by the exons ATGTCCAACGCCAACACTTCCAACTCGACGACCGACGTGGGGTACTTCGGTTCCGGTGATATCGAGAAGGGGCGGCCCTCCCACCTCGAGCGTGCTGTCACGCCAGGCGGCCACCCCATCGACTTCTCGCAGCCTGCCATCCCCGTCCAACACCGCAAGTACGGTAACCCGATCCCCATTGGCCTCATCGCCTTCTCAATGGCGTTCCTCATGACCGGTTTGCTCAACTTTGGTGTTCGTGGCATTAAGGCGCCCAATGGTGTGCTGTCGTCTCTCA TGTTCTTCGTCGGTATCACCCAGACCCTCGTCGGGTGGTTCGAGATGTTCATCGGTAACACCTTCTC TGCTACCATCTTCTGCGCCTTCGGCGGCTTCGCCTTCTCGTACGTcggcttcttcttgccaGCCATGggcatcgtcgacgccTTCACCGACAAGGTCACTGGAGAGGTCTCGCCCGACCTCTCCAACTCACtcggcctcttcctcgccatctGGTCCGgcatcaccttcctcttcctgcTTGCTGCCCTCCGTTCGTccgtcgccatcatcctcgtcctcttcttcaCCACGATGGCCtttgcgctcctcgccgcacAGCAGTTCACTGGATCGTTGGGCGTCGCCAGGGCCGCCGGCGCATTCTGCGTCATGGACGCAGCCTGTGGATTCTGGGCCGCCATGGCTGGTTACTGGACTCCGGACACGACCTACGCCTTCATCCGCGTCGACCCCATCGACCTCTCACCCAAGGACTAG